From the Deinococcus aquaticus genome, one window contains:
- a CDS encoding SDR family NAD(P)-dependent oxidoreductase has product MTILDLFNLSGQRAVVTGAAQGIGFEIARGLAEAGAHVTIADLNPDTGHEAARSIGGAFETLNVTDPAAVAALATKLGAVDILVNNAGIVRNTPAEDTPDDDWRAVMTVNLDGVYWCCREFGRGMLTRGRGSIVSTASMSGLISNHPQPQAAYNASKAAVIHLTRSLAGEWAGRGVRVNAVAPGYTATPLTKRGLETPEWRDTWLKETPMGRLAEPAEIAPAVLYLASDAASFVTGHTLVVDGGYTCW; this is encoded by the coding sequence TGAGCGGCCAGCGCGCCGTCGTGACCGGCGCCGCGCAGGGCATCGGCTTCGAGATCGCCCGCGGACTCGCCGAAGCCGGCGCGCACGTCACCATCGCCGACCTGAACCCCGACACCGGACACGAGGCCGCCCGGAGCATCGGCGGGGCGTTCGAGACCCTGAACGTCACGGACCCCGCCGCCGTCGCCGCGCTCGCCACGAAACTCGGCGCGGTGGACATCCTCGTGAACAACGCTGGGATCGTCCGCAACACGCCCGCCGAGGACACCCCGGACGACGACTGGCGCGCCGTGATGACCGTCAACCTCGACGGCGTGTACTGGTGCTGCCGTGAATTCGGGCGCGGCATGCTCACGCGCGGCCGGGGGTCCATCGTGTCCACCGCGTCCATGAGCGGCCTGATCAGCAACCACCCGCAACCGCAGGCGGCGTACAACGCCAGCAAGGCCGCCGTCATTCACCTGACCCGCTCCCTGGCGGGCGAGTGGGCGGGCCGGGGCGTGCGCGTGAACGCCGTCGCGCCCGGCTACACCGCCACGCCCCTGACCAAACGCGGTCTGGAAACCCCCGAGTGGCGCGACACCTGGCTGAAAGAAACCCCCATGGGCCGCCTCGCGGAGCCCGCCGAGATCGCCCCGGCCGTGCTGTACCTCGCCTCGGACGCCGCCAGTTTCGTCACGGGGCACACCCTGGTCGTGGACGGCGGGTACACCTGCTGGTGA